The following proteins come from a genomic window of Phycisphaerae bacterium:
- a CDS encoding Gfo/Idh/MocA family oxidoreductase, whose translation MAKTCNVALIGQGFMGRTHSNAYLKVAKFFKLPVQPVMHTVFGMKEEDPQAFADRWGWKHSSSDWKSVIRNEEIDFVDIVTPNYMHMPPAMEALEAGKPVACEKPIAGTLADARAMVEAAKKAKVKTFVWYNYRRCAAVALAHQLVKEGKIGRIYHVRCIYLQEWGGPETPLLWRFQKKLAGSGAHGDLNAHIVDMARFITGDEIVEISGAIAETFIKERTLVETGPSGGIAGGAKGAKKKGKADVDDAVLFLVRFKKGAVGSFEASRLATGYQNQNGIEIHGDKGALRFRFEDMNYLDYWDNTIERRLQGWKRIMCTSGGNHPYVGNWWPDAHILGYEHGFINQAADIMRVLGGEKPEVPLPDFADAYETQRVLEAALLSAESRCAVKMSEVK comes from the coding sequence ATGGCAAAAACCTGTAACGTCGCCCTGATCGGCCAGGGTTTTATGGGCCGAACGCACAGCAATGCCTATCTGAAGGTCGCCAAGTTCTTCAAACTGCCGGTCCAGCCGGTGATGCACACGGTCTTTGGCATGAAGGAGGAGGATCCCCAGGCGTTCGCGGACCGCTGGGGTTGGAAGCACTCCTCCTCTGACTGGAAGAGCGTGATCCGGAACGAGGAGATCGACTTCGTCGATATCGTCACGCCTAATTACATGCACATGCCGCCGGCAATGGAGGCCCTGGAGGCCGGCAAACCGGTGGCTTGCGAAAAGCCCATTGCGGGCACGCTTGCCGACGCGAGGGCGATGGTCGAGGCCGCCAAGAAGGCCAAAGTCAAGACTTTCGTGTGGTACAACTATCGGCGTTGCGCGGCGGTGGCGCTGGCCCACCAGCTTGTGAAGGAAGGCAAGATCGGACGCATTTACCATGTCCGTTGCATCTATCTGCAGGAGTGGGGCGGTCCGGAGACCCCGCTGCTCTGGCGATTCCAGAAGAAACTCGCCGGCAGCGGCGCCCACGGCGATCTGAACGCCCACATCGTGGACATGGCTCGTTTCATTACCGGTGACGAGATCGTGGAGATCAGTGGGGCGATTGCCGAGACCTTTATCAAGGAGCGTACTCTGGTCGAGACCGGGCCCAGCGGCGGGATTGCCGGAGGGGCCAAAGGCGCTAAAAAGAAGGGCAAGGCCGACGTCGACGACGCGGTGCTGTTCCTTGTTCGGTTCAAGAAGGGGGCGGTGGGCAGCTTCGAGGCCAGTCGGTTGGCCACCGGTTACCAGAACCAGAACGGGATCGAGATCCACGGCGACAAGGGCGCGCTGCGGTTCCGGTTCGAGGACATGAACTACCTGGACTACTGGGACAACACCATTGAGCGTCGACTGCAAGGCTGGAAGCGGATCATGTGCACATCGGGAGGGAATCATCCTTACGTCGGGAACTGGTGGCCGGATGCCCACATTCTGGGCTACGAGCACGGCTTTATCAACCAGGCCGCGGATATCATGAGGGTTTTGGGCGGCGAGAAGCCCGAGGTGCCGCTTCCTGATTTTGCCGATGCCTATGAGACGCAGCGCGTTCTGGAAGCGGCGTTGTTGTCGGCCGAGAGCCGTTGTGCGGTGAAGATGAGCGAGGTGAAATAA
- a CDS encoding mandelate racemase/muconate lactonizing enzyme family protein, which produces MKITDIELYYLALPQITDAADGTQDTLLVHIGTDAGIEGFGECDASPLVSMAVYCCPPSHSNIVNIRETILGETVETPEDIRRIQAKVWARGLDIEQIHHAYSGADIALWDILGKKRGLPVYRLLGDQKAYPKRPYGSVLFGDTAQQTRERAGSLAAAGFRAAKFGWGPMGKGTLDDDVALVAAARAGMGPDNEVMIDAGCVWGHDVQTALLRARRFAEYNITWLEEPFHPHAIEAYGRLAEQSPVRLAGGEGSNTVRFAEDLLMHGGVSFVQIDAGRIGGITPAHDVRRLAEKHGAIYVNHTFKSKLSLAAAMHVFAGVERFVYLEYPQSGSPLAENLCKPCLQPGSDGLVRLTEAPGLGVDIDADTVKRFRRPVRIEVDGKTLLEA; this is translated from the coding sequence ATGAAGATCACCGACATCGAGCTCTATTACCTGGCACTGCCGCAGATTACCGATGCGGCCGACGGGACCCAGGATACCCTCCTGGTCCACATTGGCACCGACGCCGGAATCGAAGGCTTTGGAGAGTGCGACGCGTCACCTTTGGTCTCAATGGCTGTCTATTGCTGCCCGCCGTCGCACAGCAATATCGTTAACATCCGCGAGACCATTCTCGGCGAGACCGTCGAGACACCAGAGGACATCCGGCGGATCCAGGCCAAAGTCTGGGCCCGCGGACTGGATATCGAACAGATCCACCACGCTTACTCGGGAGCCGACATCGCCCTTTGGGACATCCTAGGCAAGAAACGCGGTCTGCCGGTGTACCGCCTCCTTGGTGATCAGAAGGCTTATCCCAAGAGACCCTACGGCTCGGTCCTCTTCGGTGACACGGCTCAGCAGACCCGCGAGCGGGCCGGATCGCTGGCAGCGGCCGGCTTCAGGGCCGCGAAGTTCGGATGGGGGCCGATGGGCAAGGGAACACTCGATGACGATGTCGCCCTGGTGGCCGCCGCCCGCGCGGGCATGGGGCCGGACAACGAGGTCATGATTGATGCCGGATGCGTCTGGGGCCACGATGTTCAAACCGCCCTGCTGCGGGCTCGCCGCTTCGCCGAGTACAACATCACTTGGCTTGAAGAGCCGTTTCACCCCCACGCGATTGAAGCCTACGGCCGCTTGGCTGAACAGTCGCCGGTCAGACTGGCCGGAGGCGAGGGCTCCAATACCGTGCGATTCGCCGAGGATCTGCTCATGCACGGGGGCGTGTCGTTTGTCCAGATCGATGCAGGGCGAATCGGGGGCATCACCCCTGCGCATGACGTCCGCAGACTGGCCGAGAAGCACGGGGCCATCTACGTCAATCATACTTTTAAGAGCAAGCTCAGCCTGGCGGCGGCGATGCACGTATTCGCCGGCGTCGAGCGGTTCGTCTACCTCGAATATCCACAGTCCGGCTCGCCCCTGGCCGAGAACCTGTGCAAACCCTGCCTCCAACCCGGCTCAGACGGCTTGGTACGGCTGACCGAGGCCCCCGGCCTGGGCGTCGACATCGATGCGGATACCGTTAAGCGATTCCGCAGGCCGGTGCGCATCGAGGTTGACGGCAAGACGCTGCTGGAGGCTTGA